The following proteins come from a genomic window of Corallococcus sp. NCRR:
- a CDS encoding DUF3105 domain-containing protein encodes MTRALPALLFSLCLACGSTNDDPPNPGGEACERYSFPLSDTSPANHVSSCGSTACGNGENPPNSGLHCSTWLSCRNYTEEQPRCSWIHNLEHGHAVFLYNCPEGCPDEVAKLEAAMAKAAVGSNGVRRALVTPDSQLPKRFAALLWRRTYLMDSVDPDALTCLLALQDVDANEPGLTCPP; translated from the coding sequence TGACTCGCGCCCTCCCCGCCCTCCTCTTCTCGCTGTGTCTCGCCTGCGGTTCGACGAACGATGATCCGCCCAACCCCGGTGGCGAGGCCTGCGAGCGGTACTCGTTCCCGCTTTCGGACACGTCGCCGGCCAATCACGTGAGCTCGTGCGGCAGCACCGCGTGCGGCAACGGTGAGAACCCGCCCAACTCCGGCCTGCATTGCTCCACGTGGCTGTCGTGCCGCAACTACACCGAGGAGCAGCCGCGCTGTTCGTGGATCCACAACCTGGAGCACGGCCACGCGGTGTTCCTCTACAACTGTCCGGAGGGCTGCCCCGACGAGGTCGCGAAGCTGGAGGCCGCGATGGCGAAGGCCGCGGTAGGCAGCAACGGCGTGCGCCGCGCGCTCGTCACGCCGGACTCGCAGTTGCCCAAGCGCTTCGCGGCGCTGCTGTGGCGCCGCACCTACCTGATGGACTCCGTGGATCCGGACGCGCTCACGTGTCTGCTCGCGCTGCAGGATGTAGACGCCAATGAACCAGGACTGACCTGCCCTCCATGA